Proteins from a single region of Procambarus clarkii isolate CNS0578487 chromosome 32, FALCON_Pclarkii_2.0, whole genome shotgun sequence:
- the LOC138370455 gene encoding uncharacterized protein, whose amino-acid sequence MMINVLICVNMRQKISIRINITADVQDDVIPPVDIPADDVPAADVPTENVPAADVPAADVPVADAPADDVPADDVPADDVPADDVHVPAADVPADDVPTDDVLADAVPAGDIPDDDVPAADVPAADVLVVHVPADEVPGIC is encoded by the exons atgatgatcaatgtgctgatttgtgtgaatatgagacagaagatttcgatcaggatcaatatca CTGCAGATGTTCAAGATGATGTTATTCCTCCTGTTGATATTCCAGCTGatgatgttccagctgctgatgttccaaCTGAAAATGTTCCAGccgctgatgttccagctgccgatGTTCCAGTTGCGGATGCTCCAGCCGATGACGTTCCAGCTGATGATGTTCCAGCCGACGATGTTCCAGCCGATGATGTTCATGTTCCAGCTGCGGATGTTCCAGCTGATGATGTTCCAACCGATGATGTTCTAGCCGATGCTGTTCCAGCTGGCGATATTCCAGATGACGACgttccagctgctgatgttccagcAGCAGATGTTCTAGTTGTTCATGTTCCAGCTGATGAGGTTCCTGGTATATGTTAA
- the LOC138370456 gene encoding uncharacterized protein — MMINVLICVNMRQKISIRINITADVQDDVIPPVDIPADDVPAADVPTENVPAADVPAADVPVADAPADDVPADDVPADDVPADDVHVPAADVPADDVPTDDVLADAVPAGDIPDDDVPAADVPAADVLVVHVPADEVPGIC; from the exons atgatgatcaatgtgctgatttgtgtgaatatgagacagaagatttcgatcaggatcaatatca CTGCAGACGTTCAAGATGATGTTATTCCTCCTGTTGATATTCCAGCTGatgatgttccagctgctgatgttccaaCTGAAAATGTTCCAGccgctgatgttccagctgccgatGTTCCAGTTGCGGATGCTCCAGCCGATGACGTTCCAGCTGATGATGTTCCAGCCGACGATGTTCCAGCCGATGATGTTCATGTTCCAGCTGCGGATGTTCCAGCTGATGATGTTCCAACCGATGATGTTCTAGCCGATGCTGTTCCAGCTGGCGATATTCCAGATGACGACgttccagctgctgatgttccagcAGCAGATGTTCTAGTTGTTCATGTTCCAGCTGATGAGGTTCCTGGTATATGTTAA